The genomic window TCCATGTGCACAATAGTATTAATATTCTCAAATTCGGTGTAAAGATCAAAGGGACTGGATTGAGAATGAATTGATCACTTTGTGTTCATATGGATTCATATGGATTCATATGGATTTTAAATCCATTAGGTGTCCATGATCTATCTGTTTGTTATGTAACTACACCTTATTACAATGTTACCATCACCTCTGTCATTTCTATGGCCTCTGTATTTTGTAGAGAAAATCAAGAACCTATTGGCGGAGGGGGTTGTCGACCAACTGACCAGACTAGTGTTGGTGAACGCCATCTACTTCAAGGGCAACTGGGAGAAGAAGTTCAAAGAGAGCAGCACCAGCGATGCCCTGTTCAAATTAAACAAGGTAGTGTTTACCCAAACGGCTTGACGTATAGAACGAATTCCCGACAAGATCTGAGGAGTggcttttcatttatttttctctGATGTGTCCGTTTGCACAATGAATGTGTAGTTACACCACTTTAGAGTAGCGCTTCTAAAGAAAAGATCTGACTTCCACTGAACTGTTGCTGTAGTCGGTTCCAGTCATCCCTTCTCTGAGTCTGTTGTGAGAGTAATGTTCTAGCTTGCTTCACTTTCATGAGTAACGGTGAGTAACCTTTGCTACAATGGTGAAAACGCATTGTAGTCACAAATTACACACAAGAAGGCAACTGTTAACAAAATATTTGGTGACTCCCTACCTTCCTTTCATTGACTACAGAAGGAGAGTAAGCCAGTGAAAATGATGCATCAGAAGGCCAATTTCCCCCTGACCTTCATCCCAGAGGCCAACTGCCAGATTCTGGAGCTGCCCTACGTAGGGAATGAACTGAGCATGCTCATCATGCTACCTAATGAGATGGAGGATGACACCACTGGCCTGAAGAAGGTAGGACTCACCTTTACATTCAACAAGATGGGTTTTGTGGCCAACACAATACACATGGAGTATAAAGTTAACTTAAATTAGAAAGCTTGTTTTAGGGTTAGCTCACACTGAAATACGTGTCTATGTCTTGACTTtgtctcctacacacacacacacacacacacacacacacaacgcagcTAGAGAAGGAGCTGACTTACAAGAACCTTGTGGAGTGGACCAGGCCTGACATGATGAACACGGTGGAGGTTCAGGTGGGTCTGCCTAAGTTCAAGCTGGAGGAGAGCCTGGACCTGAAGGACTTGCTGGCCAGCATGGGCATGACGGATGCCTTCGACCACTGCAAAAGCGACTTCTCGGGCATGTCGCCTGACAACGACCTGGTGCTGTCCAAGGTGATTCACAAGGCCTTCGTGGAGGTCAACGAGGAGGGAACAGAGGCAGCTGGCGCCACGGCCGCCATCATGATGATGCGCTGTGCCATGAGGACGCCCACATTTGTCGCCGACCACCCCTTCCTCTTCTTCATCCGCCACAACCCCACCCAGAGCATTCTGTTCTACGGTCGCTACTGCTCCCCTTAGAGGCTATATAGGAAATGGAACATTCCATGTGGAGGGAAGAAGGGCTTTTAATAGTATATACTGCAGTAGCTacatcaataccccatctgtgTGCTTGATTATATGATTTGAGGTCAATGCCTTACCAAAGAATTGAAGAGTCAAGTGTATTTGTGATGAAATTAGGTTTAATACATTTCTTCCTGGCCTGATGTTACGAACAACACATTGTGCCTTATCATGATCAATGTTTCTCTACTTTCCACCTACTTCAACACACTGAAGTGCAATTATCCTCAAACATATTTCTATTTTGTGTTCTGATAATGAACTCTCCTAGTCTTCTGATACTATActggtgttttttgtttttttcaaatTAAGCAACTATATGAAAGTTTACAGGAAATAAAGATATGataagtgtgtgggtgtgtgtcatttCCTGTGTGTGCACATGGACTGGTGTCTtaaccaatgatgtatataaaccctggattgctaaTGCTATGTATTGACCAATGAGAGGCTTTGGAGCCactggtcggccatattggcactccccagaagAAACAGTCCtctaggaatgaatggaattctaaagcatttcaattaaatgtttagaggacaaaattacatgtatttttgttgtagtggggacagtaactaatTTCAAAAAAATCATACTACATTtttgtatgtttagctcacattttaaaatgtaggAATGAAGATGTATGTAATataataaatgtggcaaaaacaaatatatacacaaaatgcatttttatatcttccaaaatatgttttacaacAGTGGGGGAGTAGCTTCAAAACAGCCCCTCTATGTCAGttatctctgtatcccacacatgcaattatctgtaaggtccctcagttgagcagtgaatttcaaacacagatttaaccacaaagaccagggaggttttccaatgcctcgcaaataaGGGCACccattgataaaaaaaataattaaaaagctAACACTGaatgtccctttgagcatggtaaagttattcattaaactttggatggtgtatcaatacacccagtcattacaaagatacaggcgtccttcataactcagttaccggagaggaaggaaaccactcagggatttcaccatgaggccaatggtgatttaaaACCATtactgagtttaatggctgtgataggagaaaacaggaACGATCAATGacgtagttactccacaatactaaccgaattgacagaatgaaaaggaagcctgtacagaatacaaatatttcaaaacatgcgtcctgtttgcaacaaggcactaaagtaatactgcaaaaaatgtggcaaagcaattcactttttgttctgaatacaaagtgttatgtgttgtatttgccccaaacattactgagtaccactgcATATTTTCATggtatttagtttagtttattaggatccccattagctactgctcATGCAGCCGCTAGTCTTCTTGGGGTCCACATAAAACTTACAAATATatgacaaagtacagaacagtaataCAGATaagcttgtaattgttaaggactggggaattgttcaggataaaaataaaacgGAATGGAGCCAAGCATAGACAGAATTCCAGTGGGAATTAGATTTTTGGAAAGAGTGGATTCCTGCTTTTTGGCTGACACATAAATGATCCTTTACCCATTGTCCTTTACCCAGCTTGACACAAACTGAGAATGGTTACATCTGTGAAAGTTTCGAGAAGTAGAATTGTTTAGATTTTTTGTGCATCCTCCGCCTAGATGAATCGGGCTCTCCGAGTCACACGGCAAACCTGTGGCGTGGTTTGCTCTCCGGAACAGGGCACCGCTCAAATCGGTGATTAGTGGGGTAGGATTGGGTGTAGAGGTTAATCAAATTATAAATAATATTCCTGGTGTTTGTGACACATAAATGAGAATGATAATACCGTCTGTCTTGTTAAGCTTTGACACAGAGTTTCTAGCTGATAAAGTCATATTAGGTTATATTTGCTATACTGCTATATTTCTATGCTGAGGGCCTATGTTCCGAAAACGCTACGGAGTTTTAGATGCCAAGGATTCGgacatgttgcagcagtgtgtagaaTGGAGATCCCGTGATGTGATAAATATGCAGATGGGCATAGTCAGAGGGAGTATACAGTTGGGggtagagaaaacactgtgtcTGTACTCATGCAGTTGGGGATCCGAAGTGCCCTGTGAGACAGGTTGAGATTGCCAAAATTCGAGTGGGGCTGAACGTTtctatgctgaggcagtgaataGATTAGAGGATAGCGCAAGGGTGAGCCGGGAGTCCCCCAGTGAGTAGGCCTGAAGAGAGAGATCCAGAGAGGATGTGTTTTAGTAAGGTTGGATTTATTGCGTTTATAGCCATGGTGATCAACTGCACTGCACTGATGCAGCGGAAATCACATAAAATAGATGTGGTAGTTGCAGCAGCAGAGAAATATTTTGGGGTGAGAGATTTTACTCTAGATCTACAGGGCGTTTTGAGAGGTGGTGCCATCCTCCCAGGCCGACAGCCTAGTGTAGGATCGTTTAGGGCCAAAGTAGCGGGATGGGGTGCTGGGTTTTTGGGGATAGTGTATATGTGCAGGATTAGATGGTGGTACAATTTAGGATTTCCCATTCCCCTTTTCTTTTTGGGACCAAAATTTGCAATCTGCACTCCAAACTACGAAAGGCAGCAACACAGCGTCTAGTCTACCGGGAAAGCCACACGAAGAAGAAAACACTTCCTAGTTAACAACAGGAGCAGCAGCAACTTCTATTGCTAGTCAAATCGTGAAAAGTATTACACAATTGATAAAATGGGCAAGCGATCTAGTAAGATGTGAATGTATCTAACGTCAGCTTGCTAGCTACATGATAAGAAAATGACACGGCATGGCTTCATCCCTTGCATTACCTACCTAGCAATAGTGTAACGTTAATTACAGTAGCTAGCTTAGCTGCTAGCTGATTTATTGTCGAACAGGTTGGACAACTAACGCTATGGCTTCTATCATGGAACGTGTCCTGTCCAAGCTTATGAATAAAAATGTACTTTTCACTGTGTCGTTTCTCGTACGACTTGTTTTGGTCAGTTTTGGTGTCTATCAGGACAGAACTATGGTGGTGAAATACACTGATGTTGATTATCACGTGTTTACAGATGCGTCGAAGTTCATCACGCAGGTAAGTTACCATTTCCTtaaatattataaatatatacatgCCTGTCAGACAGTTCAGCCATGAAATCTGTTGGTCTTCCTGGTGTTGATTCCAATGTGTTTTTTCCTTGCCAGAAGATACCGAATTTACCGTTTGgcttgtttacactgagctgcactggggtcAGAACGCAATCAAAGTCCCAAACTGGTTTTTGTGACATCCATATTTCAGAGAGTCCTAGCTTTCAGGAATGGGGTCATAATAGTGTATAGCCAAAACGGTTCAAACGATAGAGCAAAATTCATAGGAAGAAAATAAATTCAACATGCCACTTTGGCTTCTCTTAACAACCGTGAATATTTAATTTGATCTGTTTTCTACTTTTCCTGTCTTGCAAAGTACCAGGATGTCTCTGATTTTGAATCTGAATTTAGAGAACAACCCTTTTCGTCctcatgctagctagcagtaACCACCGCAGCCATTTTGGAATGGCAGtgtc from Oncorhynchus mykiss isolate Arlee chromosome 15, USDA_OmykA_1.1, whole genome shotgun sequence includes these protein-coding regions:
- the LOC100136251 gene encoding leukocyte elastase inhibitor; the protein is MASVSVANTNFSLELFKKITEVNKTGNVFYSPLSISSALAMVSLGARGNTATQMSESLHLHKATDSVHVGFNKLMSELNKKGAPYALSLANRLYGEQSYQFVETFLGDTKKHYNAELEAVDFKSNAEAARQNINAWVEKQTAEKIKNLLAEGVVDQLTRLVLVNAIYFKGNWEKKFKESSTSDALFKLNKKESKPVKMMHQKANFPLTFIPEANCQILELPYVGNELSMLIMLPNEMEDDTTGLKKLEKELTYKNLVEWTRPDMMNTVEVQVGLPKFKLEESLDLKDLLASMGMTDAFDHCKSDFSGMSPDNDLVLSKVIHKAFVEVNEEGTEAAGATAAIMMMRCAMRTPTFVADHPFLFFIRHNPTQSILFYGRYCSP
- the LOC100136251 gene encoding leukocyte elastase inhibitor isoform X1, translating into MASVSVANTNFSLELFKKITEVNKTGNVFYSPLSISSALAMVSLGARGNTATQMSEVLCFVKADKSKKADPGLLQQVQKPQLPLALKSLHLHKATDSVHVGFNKLMSELNKKGAPYALSLANRLYGEQSYQFVETFLGDTKKHYNAELEAVDFKSNAEAARQNINAWVEKQTAEKIKNLLAEGVVDQLTRLVLVNAIYFKGNWEKKFKESSTSDALFKLNKKESKPVKMMHQKANFPLTFIPEANCQILELPYVGNELSMLIMLPNEMEDDTTGLKKLEKELTYKNLVEWTRPDMMNTVEVQVGLPKFKLEESLDLKDLLASMGMTDAFDHCKSDFSGMSPDNDLVLSKVIHKAFVEVNEEGTEAAGATAAIMMMRCAMRTPTFVADHPFLFFIRHNPTQSILFYGRYCSP